AGCGGCTAGTGGGCGCGTGGACACACTTCCCTGTGTTTTAGCTGAAGTCTCTGTTGGAGAGCACCAGCGGGGCCACCAGGGTCCACAGGTAGGTGGCCAGGCCGAGCCAGCTGGAGCAGATCTTCACCCACACGGCCGGCATGGTGCTCTGCATGGTCTGGTAGTCCGTGTTGGGCCTGACGAGCCCAGAACAAAATCAGAAAGAAGTCAGTTTTGCATCAAATCAGTCTAACGTATGGCCGTCAGAAGTGGCCAAAAATAATGTTCAAATATTCcttctaaaaaacaacaacaacacacggGTTTGGATATTTTTCCTATCTATTTTTATAACATACAAGATTTTTTAGGAAACaaaaaggaatgaaaatcagcagtttgctcaatagatatatcattttatttagCCTGTAGTAGCTTATGTACTGACTAAAGGTACGTAATAACAGAGAACATTGGGATGTCCTGGCTTGCCATGCACCTGCATCATCTCAAACTACTAATGAACctggtgtttccattgcttccacctccattactttACTGAAAGACAGTATGTCGCAGTTTTACTGTAGTAGTGTATGTAAccttacctggacatattggtatctttgctcttttacccgtttctctcaaacggtacagtgtataattgtttccttcttatttggtgtttgtatACAAACTTTCtgagcttcacacacacacacacacacacagaaataactCAACTTTTTCGTAATTCCATTCATAaagatatatttcaagtgtttatttcttttacttttaatgaaaattttaactaataaaaaccccaaattcagtatctcagaaaatttgaattcaagggttcaatattgaagacacctggtgccacactctaatcagataattaactcaaaagacctgcaaaggcctttaactggtctctcagtctagttctgtaggctacacaatcacggggaagactgctgacttgacagctgtccaaaagacgaccattgacaccttgcacaaggagggcaagacacaaaaggtcattgctaaagaggctggctgttcacagagctctgtgtccaagctcattaatagagaggcaaagggaagggaaagatgtggtagaaaaaagtgtagggataaccgcaccctggagaggattgtgaaaaaaaaaaaccattcaaaaatgtgggggggatcaacaaagagtggactgcagctggagtcgatacttcaagaaccaccacgcacagacgtatcaAGACGTGGGTTTCAGCTGTctcattccttgtgtcaagccactcctgaacaagacacagcgtcagaagtagagatggtccgataccattttttgctttccgataccgattcctgaacttgcgtatcggccgataccgagtaccgatccgataccagtgtgtcatatattttattatgttttaagaactgtatactactatccctgtatggatgtgatatgatttgttgtcggtctggctcaggttaaactctttgtgaaacatgaatgccacagaacgttcttttattctgcagtttgtcagtcagttataacgaaaaaagaacataaactactttaacgtattttttctttagggctttattacgtggcatcggatcggtgcataaactccagtacttcccgataccagcgttttaggcagtatcggagccgataccgatactggtatcggaacatctctagtcagaagcgtctcgcctgggctaaagacaaaaaggactggactgctgctgagtggtccaaagttatgttctctgatgaaagtacattttgcatttcctttggaaatcaaggtcccagagtctggaggaagagaggagaggcacagaatccacgttgcttgaagtccagtgtgaagtttccacagtcagtgatggtttggggtgccatgtcatctgctggtgttggtccactgtgttttctgaggtccagggtcaacgcagccgtctaccaggaagttttagagcacttcatgacttcctgctgctgaccaactttatggagatgcagatttaattttccaacaggacttggcacctgcacatagtgccaaagctaccagtacctggtttaaggaccatggtatccctgttcttaattggccagcaaactcgcctgaccttaaccccatagaaaatctatggggtattgcgAAGAGGAAAATGTGATAccccagacccaacaatgcagaagagctgaaggccactatcagagcaacctgggctctcataacacctgagcagtgccacagactgatccactccatgccacgccacattgctgcagtaattcaggcaaaaggagccccaactaagtattgagtgctgtacatgctcatacttttcatgttcatactttcggctaacatttctaaaaatccttttttagtatttttggtcttaatattcaaattttctgagatactgaatttggggttttcattagttgtcagttctaatcatcacaattaaaagaaataaaacacttgaaatatatcagtctgtgtggaatgaatgtatacattatacaagtttcactttttgaatggaattactgaaataaatcaactttttcatgatattctaattgtgtgtgtgtgtgtgtgtgtgtgtgtgtgtgtgtgtgtgtgtgtgtgtgtgtgtgtgtgtgtgtgaaatgacgCGCCACGGAGCCGTTTGTAATGTGCTCGTAAACAaccaagtctctctctctcgctctctctctgacgATTTCAGCGTTGGCCCTTATCTACTCGCCACTCCAGTTTGCGTCTTTGTAGCGTCGTCTTCTTCGCCCTCGCCGTTTGTTTACTTCCGGTAGCGCCGGGCGCAGGATAGAACGGCATCAACGTGCCCACTCGCTCGCTGGGAATTGTCTCGACAGCCGGCCGGCTGGGCTCAACGTTTGGGGGCACAGCAGCCCACGTGGGAAACGCACGACGCAGACAGCCGCCGCAGTGCTGCTTTCTTTGGTTTAACAATATTCAAATATAGATTTTCATATTTgactgggttttttttgttatgtttttacaatttgaacatactgtatatatatattcaaattcaTAATATCCGTTGACAGCCCTAGTCTAAAGGGGTACAAGACATATCCGATACTTACATGTACCAGTTGGTGAGCGTCATCATGATGTAGAGGGAGGCCAGTAAGAGGCTGAAGTGGAAGAAGGAGTAGTTGTAGGTGACCGCCTCCTCTTCGTTGTCCACGGCCCGCCGGACTCCGTCCTCCCCTGTGGAACTGTAGTCGCTGGTCAAACCCTGGCTGTCCTCGGTCTGCATGAGCTTGTTCACCTGGGTGTTGGTGGACGAGCGGATACTGCGGCGGGCGAGAGCACAACATGTGATTGTTGATATACAGCGACAGGAAAGCAATGGAGATAACACGTATATAGTCTACAGTATATCAGGGGAAAATAGAGTACATTTTAGTAAAGTATTGTAGAAatattttattgacaaaatgtgtgtatgtgctcgtTGCAAAAGAGCTGCGttagtcattgaggaagtggttaaaAGTACTCCGGGTGACCTCTGATGCACAGATCAGAGCTCATAATTCAGAGGACAACTTGGTGGACCAGCTCTGACTTGATGTCTGtcgctagggaaacttagtctctgtttTGTGAACCctcagctgtgttgtaactcttatgctggactcagtaaactttgcttaactgaactcGTCTCAGAGTGATCCTTGTGTTGGTAAACTTAAGTCCGATGTAAGAAGGCGCaggaattaataaattggagtcCGATTTGAGaggccttagggccttattttagacataattcccTCTACAGTATATagaaaacaaattccttcctaTTTTGCTagtttgcagaggcaccgttgccgcccaagactattgtgattggtttaaagcagagatcttcaacaggggtgGTCCGAGACCCCtaagggggtcctcagagttgctgcaggggggccaccaaattattgttggatggttttaaaaaaataaataaaagaaaagatgtctgacaacatacatttacatgaatccaacataccATCATGGGTGCCAGAGCCTACAGCTTTGTTATTATTAGtaaagcttaaggattcactctgccacattttaacatcaaaacatgatgtataaatatatgaatatgccaacagtttttattttaatagcttagtattgtaagcaccataaaaaggtatgtattaaggctctttttctttttgaaatgaGTCGGGAAGCCAACAGCAAAGCCTAACTTGACTTTTAATGTTaccaaacaaagagaaatgttctcccctagTCCTAAAATGCTGCCGTTTCTGCTCATTGCACAattgttgttgtatgtttaaTAGTGTTAGTGTgttgtatgtttaatgtttgatAGCATGTGGTGTCGtggttgtgttttaatgttttggagAAGCCAAAGACAAATTTCCACCAAGGTGGACAATAAGGTCTAATTTAATAAATCGATACTAGAGCCCTTCCTTGTTTATCAATAAAGCGGTTGGCGAGTTGAAGCAgccgtgctgtgtgtgtttgaccaatAAGCGACGGTCATCCCTGCAAAGTACTACCCTCCGATCTGGGACTTTTTCGGGGCCCCACGAAAATGTTCACAGAACTTAATTTAGACCCTGGTCCCCGTAGTCAAAACATAATAATGACTTCCTCAAAAGGTTCCTAGTCCCTGGGGAAAGTTCCTGCGGTCGAAAAGCGGCTTTATATTATCTTAGTATATGTTGCAAAAGATGAGCAATGTGGATATTTATCAAATTTAAACTACTTCCAAATAAGCTTCTCTTTTCAGCCATCTTCCATGACTGCCCTGACAAAAGCAGTATGCTAAACTAAACTCACATCTCCGCTGGAGGAAATGGGCGGTTTCTGACAGCAGGAAAAAGATCCAACTTGCAGTCAGTGCTGTATGCAGAACTTAAGTGTTTTCAGGTATGTCTAAAAAATGTCTTCTTGCGACATCGTGACatgaaacctaaaaaaaaaaaaaaaacaccagcagCTCCAGTAAAATACCTGGAGTAAAGAGTACAGAAGAGGAAAATGATCAATCCCACGATGCTCTGTGCGTCCCACCACTGGACGCTGCCCGGGGTTTGGGTCGGCGCCGGTCCTGGTGCTGGCGTGGCAGTGACGGTCTGGACCAAACTCAACAGACTGGGGTTACACTGCCGGTCTGAGGACGGAAACACAGACGACAACGTCAAATATGACAACTAGTagttattacagctacaggggCATGTTTTTCCTTACCTTTATACTCCTTCCCAAAGTCAGTAATCgtggttttttatttttattttatttcccctCTATTCTTCCAGGGAAGtcattaaagctacattgtgtaagattttctcccatctagcggtgaaattgtaaatgacaaccaactgaatattactttctagcccctcccattccgagtgcgttttaactcctacggtggccgtatgCCAAGATTAACAGGCTACATATTTTTCTCCGTGGGCAGAGTCAGAGATCAGTTGATGCGACGGAGGTGCGAGGGAAAGCTAAAGGAAGAGGggaaaggtaaagaaaaaccaaaagacagagcCGGTGGCAGTGGATCGGTGAGACCGCCTAGGCAAAGAAAAACTGAGGAGACACTCTCCAAACCCTTCAAAGACAAAAGGAGAGAAGCAacagaggtttgtgtttttaaatgtatttctcttAGCAGTATGAACAACgtcaatgaaaccgaaattagctcttagtatcgccatcgtttacacgcagctgttctagctttagctagtctgtgttacaaactgcatgacgtgagttgtctgccagggaaatcacgacgttatgcacaaccatgctttagttagccaagcaactataaaacacaaataggctgaattacctgtcgagaagaaagcaggcaacttcggcgtcccttttaaaatccttgctcctcaTGAGCTCTctctgagtgtaaaagcgcgaaaggcggagcttGAATTTCCAtatatgtccctctttggttaatgtattttaaagatggaggcgcaacatggctgccgccattccagcgactcgctcgtatgtgttctgaatgtcagattctacgcttacgagaatactttgattagttggtggaaataattacacatgaatgagcacatatttgtgaaagaaggATTTTTTGCTAacaatcaactcaaaacattacacaatgtaggtttaaaaatAAGTTCTTATTTACAACGGTGGCCTGACATGTGACAAGGCCAGTTAGGGGAAGGGAAGGCGGGCTAGGAGATGAGGTGGAttagacatacatacagttttaaaatgacataaaatctgatttaaaagtaacacagacagcagtcaaCATGTATAACGGAGAAGCACACAGGTACACAGGGAGGGCTGGGTACTgggttcaatactttttaggcactgactGAGCATTGAGTATCGGAAAATACCTCggcattcaatacccaatttcaataccgaaggagtaaatctcatcagtgcCAGCGAACCAATAAgaacgcagcatgcttctaccaagaccTAAATGTCTGTGATAGGCTGTCTAACGTcaacacgtcgtagagacacgcaggaaaaacacaacgttacacagagacaaataaatacataaaaagatttgtgcgagtgtaatgttttctaaaaTTGGTATtggggaaataaaaaataaaaaaatagtatcgtttaggaactggTATCAAAGTCAGCGTATTGGTATCAACAATATTTGATTACCCAGCCCCTAGACATGGGGGAGAAAGGAAGGGAGAAAGCATACAAAAGGTTTAGCTGGGAAATTATGAAAAGCAACTGCATAGAAAAGTTATCCTACTCCCTCAAAATCCAGACTGACAAATGTTCTAGGATATGGTCGatatacaaaaatgtaaaaaaaaaaatagactaaTGTAGAAAAGCTACTGCATGTGTCGCTAAACAAGGAAGAGATGGCGGTTCAGGTTGTGTTGTGACTCACTGGGGTTGTTGGTCATGGCCGACCAGGTCACATACATGGTGTAGCAGGAGATGAAGGAGGCCTGCAGCAGGCCGGAGGTGGGCTGGGCCTCCTGTGGAGACATTGCGCCGGATGAGTCCCAAAAATCAGTCATTGTGCCAGTAAAACAAAACTCTCTTCGTCGCTCAGTCAAACTCTTCAGAAACTAAATATTGGACGGCTATGAGCTGGACCGgtcctctttttttgtgtgtggttatttctggtttgtggactgctttgatttgattaggatccccattagctgatgcagaacatcagctcctcttcctggggtccacacaaaacaaaatattacaacagattttcagacaaaacagcCACATGATATTGTTGATGGTTTTTGGTTGGTCTGTCCAGattatttttgttcttgtttgtgTCTGAAAGAGTTGATTTGTTAAACATGGACACTGATGGATGCGCAGTGAATTTCTATTAGAGATGAATAATGAAAATGAAGAGGGAGTAGGACTAGCTAATTTCATATTAGCTAGTCTTCTGCATTGTGCATCGAATAGCAGTTAACCTCATTTCTTgctaatatacagtacatagacaTAGATAATTATACATGGATAGGGTTAGGGCACAAAAAGGCAACATTTAGCAGCTTAGGTCCATAAATGGATATGTATTATCATATTAACATAACATTAACTGTCTATTACCTGAACTTTGGGCAGAATGGCCACGATGGACACAATGATGCAGAAGATCAAGTTGAGGCTGATGACGACCTTGTGCTCGGTGCAGTCGTCGGGTTTGGTGTAAAATACGTAGAAAAGCACGACGGCAGAGAAAGCCACGGCGTAGAAGATGAAGGTGAAGGACAGCAGAGCTGGGAAGAGAACAAGAGCAAAGGGTAACGCCATTAGACAATCTCCGGGGGGAGATCTGCTTCTGATTTGATGCAGTTTGATTGAATTTTGTCAACTCAACTACTACACTATTTTATTGtccaatggttaaaatgctgtctttttaaccctttttgtatcatgctttttttttctaaaaattgGCAGACAAATTACTTATAAGTGAATACATTGAATCCTAATATACGGTACATGTATTGCCCTGTAAACACACTGGCCAAACACTAAATGTTCAACTTGCACTTTAAAGGGTCATTTCTGTGGGTTTAGCAGTAGCCATCTCGGAGCCGTTTCTGGTTAAATGGAGAGGAAGTTGCCCCTTAaaaaaggtctctctctgtagggatcctttccagaCACATAGAATAACAATCCGAGCCGGTCAGTGACGACAACAGCACTTGTAGTGGAGGAAATCGACGATGCCCATTTGCCCTgtaggattacattgcagcccggttcgcGGCTGATggtcaatactggaccaatttcaaagattgttgttgttcccatcagcctctcacacaaaaaaacaacataggaaaacagggtccaggttaaaaaaaaccaaagtAACCCTTTTAAAAGGTTACTTGGGCTAAATAGGAGGGTGTGTTGCCCTTCTACCTGCAAACCAGCACTTTGAATTTCCCTCTTCTGCCTTCAGCAGCCAGGACTGGTTCCAGGAATGGGCAAAGTCCACCAGCAGGATCAGCTGGGtgatgatgaagaagaaggAGCCCACCAGGCCAAAGTAATACCACACTGAGACCAGACAGAAATGGATACAGAACATTTGTTTAGAAAGTTATTAGGCTGTGCAATGTACAGTGCTAAGCCATAAAGCAggagactctcagtacagtatGTGCCATAGTAGGTCAACATGTATCAGCTGTGCTTGTTATATGAAgtgatgtttgtttatttatgaaCATCAGAATTGACCATTCCCGTTGACCAtatttttctgggtcaaaatgtaaaaatgttaaacttttttttcaatgttttggttgTCTTTTTCAACACTTCAGTCACTTTcttatgcattttatttaacatttttggtttttttccACCCATGTTTTGGAAGCTTTTTCcaaaatttttgtcacttttttcagtgttcttttataataattttttttttcaaatgctataa
Above is a window of Sander vitreus isolate 19-12246 chromosome 14, sanVit1, whole genome shotgun sequence DNA encoding:
- the serinc2 gene encoding serine incorporator 2, which translates into the protein MGACLALGTLGSCASCLCGSASCLLSSCCPSTTNSTVSRLAFSFLLLLGTLVSVIMILPGMEGHLKQIPGFCLGGTSIPGLDNKVNCDIIVGYKSVYRMCFAMACFFFLFTIIMIRVRNSKDPRAAIQNGFWFFKFLLLVGIAVGAFFIPDGTFNTVWYYFGLVGSFFFIITQLILLVDFAHSWNQSWLLKAEEGNSKCWFAALLSFTFIFYAVAFSAVVLFYVFYTKPDDCTEHKVVISLNLIFCIIVSIVAILPKVQEAQPTSGLLQASFISCYTMYVTWSAMTNNPNRQCNPSLLSLVQTVTATPAPGPAPTQTPGSVQWWDAQSIVGLIIFLFCTLYSSIRSSTNTQVNKLMQTEDSQGLTSDYSSTGEDGVRRAVDNEEEAVTYNYSFFHFSLLLASLYIMMTLTNWYMPNTDYQTMQSTMPAVWVKICSSWLGLATYLWTLVAPLVLSNRDFS